One Tepidimicrobium xylanilyticum DNA segment encodes these proteins:
- the sufD gene encoding Fe-S cluster assembly protein SufD produces MKMINSKVRSINVVDYKKDYIKFDTKLPEGVILEKINKSKNEIVMDYLIVKEFEKTKNEFTPFIEESYNTGIVYYIPRNIKIDKPIKIEFNMDEENPVVINQNIIVAEEGSETTIIMDYTSCGEVEAFHKGITKIFAKENAKINIIKIQRMNDKSQSSDYNIAYIKSNGKINWITVELGSCIANSNYSNYLEGEASKAYLSSIYLGNGNKKMDLEYSMIHEGPMSISNIESKGVLMNHAKKMFKGNLDFKKGARLSKGKEEEYVILLDPTVKSESIPALLCHEDDVEGEHAASAGQINENKLFYLMSRGLEEKEAKKLIVEASFKPIIDRIPFEDYQKIVLDEVERRLIDGKN; encoded by the coding sequence ATGAAAATGATAAATAGTAAAGTTCGTTCAATTAATGTTGTAGACTATAAAAAAGATTATATAAAATTTGATACTAAGCTTCCGGAAGGAGTAATACTTGAAAAAATCAATAAGAGTAAAAATGAAATCGTAATGGATTATCTAATAGTCAAGGAATTTGAGAAAACTAAAAATGAGTTTACTCCCTTTATTGAAGAATCCTATAATACTGGGATAGTATACTATATCCCAAGGAACATAAAAATAGATAAACCAATTAAAATAGAATTTAATATGGATGAGGAAAACCCAGTTGTTATAAATCAAAACATCATAGTAGCTGAAGAAGGAAGTGAAACTACTATCATAATGGATTATACTTCCTGTGGTGAAGTTGAAGCTTTCCATAAGGGAATTACCAAAATATTTGCCAAGGAAAATGCAAAAATAAACATAATTAAGATTCAAAGGATGAACGATAAATCTCAAAGCTCTGATTACAATATTGCCTATATAAAAAGCAATGGAAAGATCAATTGGATTACTGTTGAATTAGGAAGTTGTATTGCTAATTCCAATTATTCTAACTATTTAGAAGGTGAAGCCAGTAAAGCTTACCTTTCATCCATTTATTTAGGTAATGGAAATAAAAAGATGGATTTAGAATACTCAATGATCCATGAAGGCCCTATGAGTATAAGCAATATTGAATCAAAAGGGGTGCTTATGAACCATGCTAAGAAGATGTTTAAAGGCAATTTAGACTTTAAAAAAGGTGCCCGACTTTCTAAAGGCAAAGAAGAAGAGTATGTAATATTATTAGACCCTACTGTAAAATCTGAATCAATCCCTGCTTTATTGTGTCACGAAGATGATGTAGAAGGAGAACATGCAGCTAGTGCAGGGCAAATTAACGAAAACAAGTTATTTTACCTTATGAGCAGAGGTTTAGAAGAAAAAGAAGCCAAAAAATTAATAGTAGAAGCCTCTTTTAAACCAATAATAGATAGAATTCCCTTTGAAGACTACCAGAAAATAGTATTAGATGAAGTTGAGAGGAGACTCATAGATGGCAAAAATTAA
- the queG gene encoding tRNA epoxyqueuosine(34) reductase QueG yields the protein MNLKQFIVDKSKALNIDLIGFTDCEPLFDLEDYLVLRQRKSMETEFEEKDLKKRINPKLIFPACKTIIVIGLSYNVDYNENPDYDLKGILSKSSWGLDYHRVLKDKFEQLIAEIKRIKDFEYKYYVDTGPLIDRELANRAGIGYYGKNCSIINDEYGSFIFIGYMLTNLELDVEHSKKESKCGNCSLCIDYCPTKALERPYRVNPKKCISYLTQTKNWIPYELRDKMGVKIYGCDTCQKVCPKNNGVKKSYHEEFIPWTTMGYINIEELLCISNKQFKARYGDMAGSWRGKNILKRNGIIALANMKDKGNIKLLEPLLKDPNPMIRECAAWAIQKLDCNYGKAVIEKRIRIENDEDTKKKMRNLLNNFLTNL from the coding sequence ATGAATTTAAAGCAATTTATAGTTGATAAGTCCAAAGCGTTAAATATAGATTTAATAGGATTCACGGATTGTGAACCTTTATTTGATTTAGAGGATTATCTTGTTTTAAGGCAAAGAAAAAGTATGGAAACCGAATTTGAAGAAAAGGATTTGAAAAAGAGGATTAACCCTAAGTTAATTTTTCCTGCATGTAAAACCATAATCGTAATAGGTTTATCTTATAATGTTGATTATAACGAAAATCCAGATTATGATTTGAAAGGAATCCTTTCTAAATCTAGTTGGGGACTAGATTACCATAGGGTTTTAAAGGATAAATTTGAACAATTAATAGCGGAGATTAAAAGAATTAAGGATTTTGAGTATAAATATTATGTAGATACTGGTCCCTTAATCGATAGGGAATTGGCAAATAGGGCTGGTATAGGATACTATGGAAAGAATTGTTCAATAATAAATGATGAATATGGTTCTTTTATATTTATAGGGTATATGTTGACGAATTTGGAGTTAGATGTTGAACATAGTAAAAAGGAAAGCAAATGTGGAAACTGTAGTCTATGTATTGATTATTGTCCTACTAAAGCTTTAGAGAGGCCATATAGAGTTAATCCTAAAAAATGCATATCCTATTTAACTCAAACAAAAAATTGGATTCCCTATGAATTAAGGGATAAGATGGGAGTAAAAATTTATGGTTGTGACACGTGTCAAAAGGTCTGTCCTAAGAACAATGGAGTGAAAAAATCTTACCATGAAGAATTTATACCTTGGACTACTATGGGATATATTAATATAGAAGAGCTATTATGCATATCAAATAAACAATTTAAAGCAAGATATGGGGATATGGCAGGCAGCTGGAGAGGAAAAAACATTCTGAAGAGAAATGGAATAATTGCTTTAGCAAATATGAAGGATAAAGGGAATATCAAACTATTAGAGCCTTTATTAAAAGATCCAAACCCCATGATTAGGGAATGTGCAGCTTGGGCTATTCAAAAACTAGATTGTAATTATGGGAAGGCGGTGATTGAAAAGAGAATCAGAATTGAAAATGATGAGGATACAAAGAAAAAAATGAGAAACTTATTAAATAATTTTTTAACAAACTTGTAG
- a CDS encoding DUF503 domain-containing protein, protein MIVGTCSIKLMLFESNSLKEKRHIVKSLMGRIQSRFNVSIAEVGLNDSWKTSMIGFACVTNDANHANQTISNVLKFIDGDSRVEIIDYNIEIL, encoded by the coding sequence ATGATTGTGGGAACTTGTTCAATAAAGTTAATGCTATTTGAGTCCAACTCACTCAAAGAAAAAAGACACATTGTAAAAAGTTTAATGGGCAGGATTCAATCTAGATTCAATGTATCAATAGCAGAAGTGGGATTAAATGATAGTTGGAAGACATCGATGATAGGATTTGCATGTGTGACTAATGATGCAAATCACGCCAATCAAACTATTTCCAATGTACTAAAGTTTATTGATGGAGATAGTAGGGTGGAGATAATAGATTACAATATAGAAATATTGTAG
- a CDS encoding cell division protein FtsA, with product MEQLDKLREELFFSLDIGTRTVIGIAGVYTNEEKFKILAHSIREHKKRHMYDGQIHDIDGVTELVKEIKSDLERKLDISLKKVSIAAAGRSLKTCKVRVDKELGNNVEIKRNIVEVLELEAVQKAQEIINDNEEQNRFKYYNIGYTVINYYLNDNTMNKLEGHRGDKIGVEILATFLPQMVVEGLYTVISKSGLEVGNITLEPIAALSVAIKEELRLLNLALVDIGAGTSDIAITKDGKIIAYAMTSKAGDEITEAISKKYLLDFSTSEKLKIKLNSQEEHEFLDVVGVKHKLTTREIVASIYETIEDIANEIVEKIIEFNGKAPSAVFLIGGSSQMPGLRECIAEKLGLPKERVSIRDTSFIENLENLDSNLKGPDIITPIGIALESITRKYKNFIEITFNGEEVRLFNAERIKVSDILVLTGYNPRKLIPKLGDNFVYFVNGERRVLLGEDGVEAKIYVNDIIGNLNTPLYDGDVVRIVEATQGEKPKPFLSQCVSLEEKVTINGKQYNLVKEIRINGNIVKNNPILEEGDRIEIIKIENLEELLKDTDEISFVSNILINGEEADLKTPLNKGDEIVIRRSKKIILYVNGKEMVINHNKDKFIFVDIFDYIDFDLSRPRGNLILRINGKDAEYMAPLKDGDEIEIYWSK from the coding sequence ATGGAACAGTTAGATAAATTAAGAGAAGAACTATTTTTTTCTTTAGATATAGGTACTAGAACTGTAATTGGTATTGCAGGTGTTTATACAAATGAAGAGAAGTTTAAAATACTAGCTCATTCAATTCGAGAACATAAAAAGAGGCATATGTATGATGGACAGATTCACGATATAGATGGGGTTACGGAGTTGGTAAAGGAGATAAAGTCAGATTTGGAAAGGAAATTAGATATCAGCTTAAAGAAGGTGTCCATTGCAGCTGCTGGTAGATCTCTGAAGACTTGTAAAGTGAGGGTAGATAAAGAATTAGGAAATAACGTAGAAATCAAAAGGAATATTGTGGAGGTTTTAGAACTAGAAGCGGTTCAAAAAGCACAAGAGATAATTAACGATAATGAGGAGCAAAATAGATTTAAATACTATAATATCGGGTATACGGTGATTAATTACTACTTAAATGATAATACGATGAATAAATTAGAAGGTCATAGAGGGGATAAAATAGGAGTAGAAATTTTGGCTACTTTTTTACCTCAAATGGTGGTAGAAGGCCTATATACTGTCATATCCAAATCTGGTCTTGAAGTGGGTAATATAACTTTGGAGCCTATTGCAGCATTAAGTGTAGCTATCAAAGAGGAATTAAGGTTATTAAATTTAGCCTTAGTAGACATTGGTGCAGGCACTTCGGATATTGCCATAACAAAAGATGGGAAGATAATTGCTTATGCTATGACCTCTAAAGCAGGGGATGAGATAACTGAGGCCATATCAAAAAAATACTTATTAGATTTTAGTACAAGCGAAAAATTGAAAATTAAACTTAATTCTCAAGAAGAACATGAGTTTTTAGATGTAGTAGGGGTTAAGCATAAATTGACTACTAGGGAAATAGTTGCTAGTATATATGAAACTATAGAGGATATAGCTAATGAGATAGTTGAAAAAATTATCGAGTTCAATGGAAAAGCTCCTAGTGCAGTATTCCTTATTGGTGGTAGTAGTCAAATGCCAGGCTTGAGGGAATGTATAGCGGAAAAATTGGGACTACCCAAAGAAAGGGTATCCATTAGGGATACTAGCTTTATTGAAAACTTAGAAAATTTGGATTCTAACTTGAAGGGTCCAGATATTATTACTCCAATTGGAATAGCTCTAGAGAGCATTACTAGAAAATACAAGAATTTTATAGAAATAACATTTAATGGAGAAGAGGTTAGATTATTTAATGCTGAAAGAATTAAAGTTTCCGATATACTAGTTCTTACTGGATATAACCCTAGAAAATTGATTCCTAAATTAGGAGATAATTTTGTCTACTTTGTCAATGGAGAAAGAAGGGTTTTATTGGGTGAAGATGGAGTTGAAGCCAAAATATATGTAAATGATATTATTGGCAACTTAAATACTCCGTTGTATGATGGGGATGTGGTAAGGATAGTTGAAGCAACCCAAGGAGAGAAGCCAAAACCATTTTTATCCCAGTGTGTTTCTTTAGAAGAAAAGGTTACTATTAATGGGAAACAATATAATTTAGTAAAGGAAATTAGAATTAATGGAAATATTGTAAAAAATAATCCTATTTTAGAAGAAGGTGATAGGATAGAAATCATTAAGATAGAAAACTTGGAAGAATTGCTAAAGGATACAGATGAAATTTCTTTCGTATCTAATATCCTTATAAATGGAGAAGAAGCAGACCTAAAAACCCCTTTGAATAAGGGGGATGAAATAGTAATAAGGAGAAGTAAGAAGATAATATTATATGTTAATGGGAAAGAAATGGTAATAAACCACAATAAGGATAAATTTATCTTTGTGGATATTTTTGATTATATAGATTTCGATTTATCGAGACCAAGAGGTAATTTAATTCTTAGGATTAATGGTAAAGATGCCGAATATATGGCCCCCCTCAAAGATGGAGATGAAATAGAAATTTATTGGAGCAAATAG
- the nth gene encoding endonuclease III produces MKNILAKEKIKKVIDILMELYPDAKAELNYSNPFELLIATILSAQCTDVQVNRTTEKLFKELKTPEDYLKLTDEELGERIRSCGFYKTKSKNILSTCRLLIEKFNGQVPNTIEELMTLPGVGRKTANVVLSNAFSIPAIAVDTHVFRVSNRIGLADSDNVLETEKDLMNNIDKSMWSKAHHLLIFHGRRICKARKPLCQKCPLTDYCIYYKEEVNK; encoded by the coding sequence ATGAAGAATATATTAGCTAAAGAAAAAATTAAGAAAGTCATCGACATACTAATGGAGCTGTATCCTGATGCGAAGGCAGAGTTAAACTATTCAAATCCTTTTGAACTGTTAATTGCAACAATTCTTTCAGCCCAATGCACAGATGTGCAAGTAAATAGGACTACTGAAAAGCTATTTAAGGAACTAAAAACACCTGAAGATTATTTAAAGTTAACTGACGAGGAGTTAGGTGAAAGGATTAGAAGTTGTGGATTTTATAAAACTAAAAGTAAAAATATTCTATCTACCTGCAGATTGCTAATTGAAAAGTTCAATGGGCAGGTGCCTAATACGATAGAGGAATTAATGACTCTACCTGGAGTTGGTCGGAAGACTGCTAATGTGGTTTTAAGCAATGCTTTTTCAATACCTGCCATAGCAGTAGATACCCATGTTTTTAGGGTATCCAATAGAATTGGATTGGCAGATAGCGACAATGTGCTGGAAACGGAAAAGGATTTAATGAATAATATTGATAAATCTATGTGGTCTAAAGCACATCATCTGCTGATATTTCATGGTCGCAGAATTTGTAAGGCGAGAAAGCCTCTATGTCAAAAATGTCCATTAACCGATTATTGCATCTATTATAAAGAAGAAGTTAATAAATAA
- a CDS encoding glycine C-acetyltransferase, translating to MSNVHELSFLKEKIEELKKEGVYRKLPVLEGANEAEVILNGKKVINLSSNNYLGFANHPRLKRAAIEAVEKYGAGAGAVRTIVGNMSIHEELEALLAEFKREEAVFIYQSGFNCNAGTIQAITEAGDLILSDELNHASIIDGTRLSKADKMIFKHSDLDHLEKLLKENRDKYRNVLIITDGVFSMDGDIAKLPEIVELAEKYEAMTYVDDAHGSGVLGESGRGTVDHFGLHGRVDFTIGTLSKAIGVVGGYVAGSRTMYEWLNHRARPVLFSTSLPPAAVGAIIEAIKMLMESTEYTDKLWDNARHFKQKLGTLGFNTGNSETPITPVIIGDEAKTMEFSRKLLENGVFVSPIVFPTVPRGTGRVRCMVTAGHTKEQLDRAVEVFEKVGKEMNILG from the coding sequence TTGTCTAATGTTCATGAACTAAGCTTTTTGAAGGAAAAGATAGAAGAGCTTAAAAAAGAGGGAGTATATAGAAAATTACCAGTTTTAGAGGGAGCAAATGAAGCAGAGGTAATTTTAAATGGAAAGAAGGTAATCAACCTTTCTTCCAATAATTATCTTGGATTTGCAAACCATCCAAGGTTAAAAAGAGCAGCCATCGAAGCAGTTGAAAAATACGGTGCTGGAGCAGGTGCTGTAAGGACTATAGTTGGGAACATGTCCATTCATGAGGAACTTGAAGCATTATTAGCAGAGTTCAAGCGAGAAGAAGCAGTTTTCATCTATCAGTCTGGATTTAATTGTAATGCTGGAACTATACAAGCTATAACAGAAGCTGGAGATTTAATTTTATCTGATGAATTAAATCATGCTTCCATAATAGATGGTACCAGATTAAGTAAGGCCGATAAGATGATATTTAAACATTCTGACTTAGACCACTTAGAAAAGTTGCTGAAAGAAAATAGAGATAAATATAGAAACGTACTTATTATTACCGATGGAGTATTTAGCATGGATGGAGACATTGCTAAATTGCCAGAAATAGTAGAATTAGCTGAAAAATATGAGGCTATGACCTATGTAGATGATGCCCATGGTTCAGGAGTTTTAGGTGAAAGTGGAAGAGGGACTGTAGACCACTTTGGATTACATGGAAGAGTAGACTTTACAATTGGGACCTTATCAAAAGCCATAGGAGTAGTAGGAGGATATGTGGCAGGTTCCAGAACTATGTACGAATGGTTAAATCATAGGGCAAGACCTGTTTTATTCAGTACCTCATTACCACCTGCTGCTGTAGGAGCTATAATCGAAGCAATAAAGATGCTAATGGAATCTACGGAATACACTGATAAGCTATGGGATAATGCTAGACATTTCAAGCAAAAACTTGGAACATTAGGATTTAATACAGGTAATAGCGAAACTCCTATTACACCTGTTATAATAGGGGATGAAGCTAAAACCATGGAATTCAGCAGAAAATTATTAGAAAATGGAGTTTTCGTTTCACCTATAGTATTCCCAACTGTACCAAGAGGAACAGGCAGGGTAAGATGTATGGTAACTGCAGGCCACACTAAAGAACAGCTTGATAGGGCTGTAGAAGTATTTGAAAAGGTTGGAAAGGAAATGAATATTTTAGGATAA
- the sufU gene encoding Fe-S cluster assembly sulfur transfer protein SufU, with the protein MDLNSIYSQLIMEHSRSGHNKKHLINPDITEKGHNPSCGDDITLELKLNGNIIEDASFTGVGCAISQASTSMMIDLIKGVNIEEALSLVEIFLGMIKKEVTDEEELEKLEDAVVLKNISNMPARVKCAVLAWHTLREALSGL; encoded by the coding sequence ATGGATCTTAATTCAATATATTCCCAGCTAATTATGGAACATAGTAGGAGTGGACATAATAAAAAACATCTAATAAATCCGGATATAACAGAAAAAGGCCATAACCCAAGCTGTGGAGATGATATTACTTTGGAATTAAAGCTTAATGGAAATATAATAGAGGATGCTTCCTTTACAGGAGTAGGTTGCGCCATATCACAAGCATCTACTTCCATGATGATCGACTTAATAAAAGGTGTTAACATAGAAGAAGCCCTAAGTTTAGTGGAAATATTCTTAGGAATGATAAAAAAGGAAGTAACCGATGAAGAAGAATTGGAAAAATTAGAAGATGCTGTAGTCCTTAAAAATATTTCCAACATGCCTGCTAGGGTAAAATGTGCAGTTTTAGCTTGGCATACATTGAGGGAAGCTCTTTCAGGTTTATAA
- the sufB gene encoding Fe-S cluster assembly protein SufB codes for MEKRKTYVEDIDRGIYDIKNKFSYRYKADKGLTPEIIIEISKEKNEPEWMTEFRLKSLEIYNSKPLPTWGADLSDLDMDNIVTYVRPNANLVNNWDKVPEDIKKTFEALGIPQAEREALAGVGAQYDSEVVYHNIKQELIEQGVIYTDMETALHEYENVVKEHFMKLVTPNDHKFAALHGAVWSGGSFVYVPEGVKVDIPLQSYFRLNAPGAGQFEHTLIIVGKGASLHFIEGCSAPLYRVTNLHAGCVELFVRENAKLRYSTIENWSRNMYNLNTKRALVDKNGTIEWVSGSFGSKVTMLYPMSILRGEGARSEFTGITFASSGQYLDTGTKVVHAAPYTTSSINSKSISKNGGHAFYRGLLKVAPNAYGCKSTVSCESLMLDNESASDTVPVIELYNDDIDIGHEAKIGRISDEAIFYLMSRGIAEEEAKAMIVRGFVEPITKELPLEYAVELNNLINMELEGSIG; via the coding sequence ATGGAAAAAAGAAAAACTTACGTAGAAGATATCGACAGAGGTATTTATGATATTAAAAATAAATTTTCTTATAGATATAAAGCAGATAAGGGATTGACTCCAGAAATAATAATTGAAATTTCTAAGGAAAAGAATGAACCTGAATGGATGACAGAGTTCAGACTGAAATCCCTAGAAATATATAATAGTAAACCTCTGCCTACTTGGGGTGCCGATTTGTCAGATCTTGATATGGATAATATAGTTACCTATGTAAGACCTAATGCAAATTTAGTAAATAATTGGGACAAAGTCCCAGAAGATATAAAGAAAACTTTTGAAGCCTTAGGAATCCCTCAAGCAGAAAGGGAAGCTTTAGCTGGTGTAGGAGCTCAATATGATTCGGAAGTTGTCTATCACAATATTAAACAGGAACTAATAGAACAAGGAGTTATATATACAGATATGGAGACTGCTCTACATGAATATGAGAATGTGGTGAAAGAACATTTCATGAAACTAGTTACACCTAATGACCATAAATTTGCTGCTTTGCATGGAGCAGTTTGGTCTGGTGGCTCCTTCGTTTATGTCCCTGAAGGGGTTAAGGTAGATATTCCTCTACAATCTTATTTTAGATTAAACGCACCAGGAGCAGGCCAATTTGAACATACTTTAATAATCGTAGGTAAGGGAGCAAGTCTCCACTTCATAGAAGGATGTTCCGCACCCTTATACAGGGTAACAAATCTGCATGCTGGCTGTGTAGAACTATTCGTAAGGGAAAATGCTAAATTAAGATATAGTACCATAGAAAACTGGTCTAGAAATATGTATAACTTGAACACTAAGAGGGCACTGGTAGATAAAAACGGAACCATAGAATGGGTTTCCGGATCCTTTGGCTCTAAAGTTACCATGCTATATCCTATGAGCATATTAAGGGGAGAAGGTGCTAGATCTGAGTTTACAGGGATTACCTTTGCTTCCTCTGGACAATATTTGGATACGGGTACCAAAGTAGTTCATGCTGCACCTTATACTACATCTAGTATTAATTCAAAATCCATTTCAAAAAATGGAGGCCATGCTTTTTACCGAGGATTGCTTAAAGTAGCTCCAAATGCGTATGGATGTAAATCTACAGTTTCCTGCGAATCTTTGATGCTAGATAATGAATCTGCATCCGACACGGTACCGGTGATAGAGTTATACAATGACGATATAGATATTGGCCATGAAGCTAAAATCGGAAGGATTAGCGATGAAGCCATATTTTATTTAATGAGTAGGGGAATAGCCGAAGAAGAAGCCAAGGCCATGATAGTTAGAGGATTTGTAGAACCTATTACAAAAGAACTTCCCTTAGAATATGCCGTTGAATTGAATAACTTAATTAATATGGAGCTAGAAGGCTCTATCGGATAG
- a CDS encoding cysteine desulfurase has translation MAKINPEIIKKDFPVFRQDIEGKRLIYLDNGATTQKPLQVIEAMAEYNRLSHGNPHRGAHKLSIEATKAYDSAKEKIKEFINAKSTEEIVFTRNTTESLNLIAYSYGKKFISEGNEIVLTISEHHSNILPWQRVVKENKGVLKYMYLNDEGRLTLDEIKNKITNKTKLVSIGYMSNVLGTIHPIEEIIDYAHKMGAVVVIDGAQSAPHLKIDVQKLDADFFVFSAHKMLGPMGIGVLYGKKEILESMPPFLMGGDMIEYVYKQEATFAPLPYKFEAGTQNVEGAVGLKAAIEYLEKVGLNNIEEHEKMLTEYALNKMLKLPYIDIQGPKDLEMRGGLISFTVDGVHPHDVSTILDSYGIAIRAGHHCAQPLMRFLDVPATSRISFYLYNTKDDIDQFIEGVKNVRKWFGYGS, from the coding sequence ATGGCAAAAATTAATCCAGAAATTATTAAAAAAGATTTTCCCGTATTTAGACAGGATATTGAAGGAAAGAGATTAATATACTTGGATAATGGGGCTACCACTCAAAAGCCACTTCAAGTTATTGAAGCTATGGCTGAATACAATAGACTATCCCATGGTAATCCTCACAGGGGAGCTCATAAATTAAGTATAGAGGCAACAAAAGCTTATGATTCAGCGAAAGAAAAGATTAAAGAATTTATAAATGCTAAATCTACAGAAGAAATTGTATTCACCAGAAACACAACAGAGTCCTTAAATCTAATTGCCTATTCCTATGGGAAGAAATTTATAAGTGAAGGAAATGAGATAGTACTGACAATATCAGAACATCATAGCAATATACTCCCATGGCAAAGAGTAGTAAAGGAAAATAAAGGGGTACTAAAATACATGTATTTAAATGATGAAGGTAGGCTTACTTTAGACGAAATCAAGAATAAGATTACCAATAAGACTAAGCTAGTAAGCATAGGTTATATGTCTAACGTTCTAGGTACAATTCATCCAATAGAGGAAATAATAGATTACGCCCACAAAATGGGGGCGGTAGTAGTAATAGATGGAGCCCAAAGCGCCCCTCATCTTAAAATAGATGTCCAAAAGTTGGATGCAGACTTCTTCGTTTTCTCAGCCCATAAGATGCTTGGCCCAATGGGGATTGGTGTATTGTATGGGAAAAAGGAAATATTGGAAAGTATGCCTCCATTTTTAATGGGAGGCGATATGATTGAATACGTCTACAAACAAGAGGCCACCTTTGCTCCCCTACCCTACAAGTTTGAAGCAGGAACACAAAATGTAGAGGGTGCTGTAGGACTTAAGGCTGCAATTGAGTATTTGGAAAAGGTCGGATTGAATAATATAGAAGAACACGAGAAGATGTTAACGGAATATGCTTTAAATAAGATGTTAAAATTACCTTATATAGACATACAAGGCCCAAAAGATTTAGAAATGAGAGGTGGATTAATTTCTTTCACTGTTGATGGCGTCCACCCCCATGATGTTTCAACTATATTGGATTCCTATGGAATAGCTATTAGGGCAGGTCATCACTGTGCTCAGCCTCTCATGAGATTTTTAGATGTTCCTGCTACCTCTAGGATTAGCTTTTATTTATATAATACTAAGGATGATATAGACCAATTTATTGAGGGAGTTAAAAATGTAAGGAAGTGGTTTGGCTATGGATCTTAA
- the sufC gene encoding Fe-S cluster assembly ATPase SufC, with translation MRKNILNIKDLKVQIDEKEILKGLNLQINAGEIHIIMGPNGSGKSTLAYTLMGHPKYDITNGEIIFDDELINELRADERAKKGIFLSFQYPEEIPGVTVEEFLRTAKTSVTGKFQGVMAFKKVLKEKMKELEIAEEYAARYLNQGFSGGEKKKNEILQMAVLEPKLAVLDETDSGLDVDAIRIVAEGVKRMHNDKRSILVITHYNKLLEYLNPHYVHILLDGRIVKTGGIDLANEIDEKGYEHIRSIYSYQ, from the coding sequence ATGAGAAAGAATATACTAAATATAAAAGATTTGAAAGTCCAAATAGATGAAAAAGAAATACTGAAAGGGTTGAATCTTCAAATAAACGCAGGAGAAATCCATATTATAATGGGCCCTAATGGAAGTGGAAAATCCACGTTAGCCTATACCTTGATGGGTCATCCTAAATATGATATTACCAATGGTGAGATTATATTTGACGATGAGCTTATTAATGAACTTAGAGCTGATGAAAGAGCTAAGAAAGGAATTTTTTTATCCTTCCAATACCCAGAAGAAATTCCAGGGGTAACAGTGGAAGAATTTTTGCGAACAGCCAAAACTTCTGTAACTGGTAAATTTCAAGGAGTAATGGCTTTTAAAAAAGTGCTAAAAGAGAAGATGAAAGAATTGGAAATAGCTGAAGAATATGCAGCAAGATATTTAAACCAAGGTTTTTCTGGCGGAGAAAAGAAGAAAAACGAAATACTTCAGATGGCAGTCTTAGAACCTAAATTAGCCGTATTAGATGAAACAGATTCAGGCCTTGATGTAGATGCCATAAGAATAGTAGCTGAAGGGGTTAAACGGATGCACAATGATAAAAGGTCTATTCTAGTAATAACCCACTATAACAAATTATTAGAATATTTAAATCCTCATTATGTTCATATCCTATTAGATGGAAGAATAGTTAAAACTGGCGGAATAGATTTGGCAAATGAAATCGATGAAAAGGGATATGAACATATTAGGTCAATATATTCTTACCAATAG